The sequence TCGCCGTCGGCGCCGTCGATCGTCGCCGTGCGCTCCGAGAAGTGGTTGACGGCAATGTAGACCGTCGCTTCGGCCGACGCCTCCGACTGCTGGGCGACCATGTACCGGGACTCGTCGCTCCCGATCGCGCCCTCGAGTTCGCTCTTCGAGGAGACCTCCGTGGCGGCCTCGCCGTCGACCCGGACCTCGAGGTCCTCGAGGTTGCCGACGGCCGCCTCGGAGACGGTGGTCAGCACGACCGTCCCCTCGTGGGTGGCACGGTCGATGGTCACGTTGACCCGATCGCGCGCCTCGGTTTCGACCTCGGCACCGGTTTCCTGCCCGTACGTGACGGCCTCGCCGACCGCCTCGCCGCTCCGGTCTTCGACGTGGACCTCGACGGCGGCGTTCCCGTCGGCGATCAGCGATTCCTCGTACTCGGCGGTCTCGTCGCGCTCGCCGTCCTCGTACGACCGGAACGTCAGCGTCGCGTTCTCGGCGAGTTCGGCCGTGACGTTGCCGTCGTCGGTGACCGTCACCTCGCCGTCGCCGACGACGAGGAAGGTGCCCTCGTGGTCGCCGGTCTCGACGCGGACGCGGTCGCCCTCTTCTTCGGCACTGGCGTTAGCGGCGAGCTCGGCCCGAACGTACTGACTCTCCGAGCCGCTCTCGACAACGAGCGTCCCGCGTTCGGTGTCGTGGGCCGACAGCGTCGCGCCGCTCTTGGCTCGCACCTCGGCGTTCGTCTCGGATTTGGCGGCCAGCGAGAGCCCGGCGCCCTCGAGGGTCGTCAGCGTCTCGAGGTCGACCTCGGCGCCGAGATCGGCGCCGGCTCCGGCTTCGCTGGTCGACTGGACGGCCACCGAGGAGAACGTCTCGTCGCTGCCGATCCGGTAGTCGGTGACCGCGTCGTCCTCGACGTCGAACGCGACGTGGGTGCCGGCGTACGCCTCGCCGCCGGCCGTCGCCGCGCTCGCCGTCTCGGTTTCGCCGTCGGTGGTCGTACTCGATTCCGCGCCGGTCGACGCGCCCGCGCCGGCTCCGAACGCCGCGCCGACGGCGCTCGTCGCCAGGAGCAGCGTCACGATCACTGCGAATCCACGGTTCATGACGGTCGCAGCTTCCGACCGGGATATAACATAGCTTCTGACAAACCCGTCAAAACGAACGCCGCGAAGAGCCGAAACCGGCACGCCAAGCGTCACGAGAGCCCCCTCGGGTCCAGCTTCGGAGACGCTTGCTCTACCGAGAGAGGTCGGTCCCGCCCGATTTGACGACCGCGTCGACCTCCTCCTTGGAGACGAGCGCGACGTCGCCCGGAATCGTCCGTTTGATCGCCGCCGTCGCCGCGGCGTACTCGAGGGCGGTCGGGACGTCGTCGCCGTGGAGGCGGCGGGCGATGAACGCGCCAGTGAAGGCGTCGCCGGTGCCGATCGACGAGACGGTGTCGGTCTCGTAGGCCTCCTGCTCGTGGACGACGCTGTCGTGCCAGCCGATCGCGCCCTCGGCACCGCGGGTGACGACGACGGTCGTGAAGTCGTACTGGGAGCCCAGCCGGTGGGCCAGTTGGCGCGGATCGCCCTCGATGCCGAGGACGGTCCGGGCGTCTCTGGCGGCGATGACGAGCACGTCGATCCCCGGGAACAGCTGCGTCAGGGTCTCGCGGGCCTCGTCGGGCGACCAGAGCTTGTTTCGGTAGTTGAAATCGAAGGCGGTCGTCGTCCCGCCCTGTCGGGCCGCCTTGAGCATGTTCGCCGTCGTCTCCCGGAGCGTCGGCGAGAGCGCGGGCGTGATCCCGGTCGTGAAGAAGACGCGCGCGTTCTGGATCCGATCGATGTCGAACTCGCGGGCTTTCGCCGTCGAGACGGCGGTGTTCTCCCGATCGTAGATCACGTTCGTTCCGCGGGGCTTGCCCGCCCGCTCGAGGTAGTACGTGCCCTGACGCCCGCGGTGGCTCCAGACGACGTCGGTGTCGATCCC comes from Haloterrigena salifodinae and encodes:
- a CDS encoding PGF-CTERM sorting domain-containing protein translates to MNRGFAVIVTLLLATSAVGAAFGAGAGASTGAESSTTTDGETETASAATAGGEAYAGTHVAFDVEDDAVTDYRIGSDETFSSVAVQSTSEAGAGADLGAEVDLETLTTLEGAGLSLAAKSETNAEVRAKSGATLSAHDTERGTLVVESGSESQYVRAELAANASAEEEGDRVRVETGDHEGTFLVVGDGEVTVTDDGNVTAELAENATLTFRSYEDGERDETAEYEESLIADGNAAVEVHVEDRSGEAVGEAVTYGQETGAEVETEARDRVNVTIDRATHEGTVVLTTVSEAAVGNLEDLEVRVDGEAATEVSSKSELEGAIGSDESRYMVAQQSEASAEATVYIAVNHFSERTATIDGADGDDSDDGANRTDDGDETDGADGDDSGTDDETDATENNGTTDGSESGADGDASDETDDGEESDTSADGGDGMPGFGVGVAVAAIAVAGLFTRLQD
- the kdgK1 gene encoding bifunctional 2-dehydro-3-deoxygluconokinase/2-dehydro-3-deoxygalactonokinase, producing MSDIVTFGETMLRLSPPQNERLEDVDEFEVRAAGAESNVAIAASRLGATAAWISKVPETPLGKRVVGELRQHGIDTDVVWSHRGRQGTYYLERAGKPRGTNVIYDRENTAVSTAKAREFDIDRIQNARVFFTTGITPALSPTLRETTANMLKAARQGGTTTAFDFNYRNKLWSPDEARETLTQLFPGIDVLVIAARDARTVLGIEGDPRQLAHRLGSQYDFTTVVVTRGAEGAIGWHDSVVHEQEAYETDTVSSIGTGDAFTGAFIARRLHGDDVPTALEYAAATAAIKRTIPGDVALVSKEEVDAVVKSGGTDLSR